The region CCGAACCGGCTCCCGAACCGGCTCGCGGACGTCGTCCGGGGCCCGCGGCCGCTTCCGGGCCCGGCGCGCCGGCGTCCGGTCCGAAGACGGGTGGCGCCGTCCCGATCCGGCCGGCCGAGGTGCGGCCGGTGTCGAGCACGATCAGCACACGGCGGTCGCGTTCCGGCCGCCAGGTGCGCACGACGACGTCGCTGCGCCGGGCGCTCGCCCGCCAGTCGATCGAGCGGACGTCGTCGCCGACCACGTACTCGCGCAGCGAGTCGAACTCGGTGCCCTGGCCGCGCACCAGGGCCGGGTGCCGTCCGTCCATCTCGCGCAGGCGGGCCAGCCGCGCCGGCAGATGCCTGCGGCTGAGGAACGGCGGCAGCACCCGGACGGTCCACGGCGCCTCGAACGTCCGCTGCCGCGCCGCCAGGCCCAGCGGCCCGACCGAGCGCACCGTCACGGCCACGGCCTCCCGGTCACCCCTGCGTACGGGCGTCAGCGTCGTGACCAGGCGCCGTCGCTCGCCGGGCGGCACGTCGAGCGCCTGCCGCCGTGGGGCGGCCCCGGCCGAGGGCTGCCAGGCGTCGCGCAGCACGCCCCGCAGCCGGCGCGGGCCGGGGTTGTCCACGACCAGCCCGATCGTGAGCGACCCGCCGAGCCGTACGCGGCTCTCGCCGTCCCGGTGGAAGCGCAGCCCGCGTACGCCGCCCGCGAGCAGCAGGTCGGCCGTCACGAGCGCGGCCAGCACCAGCGCGGCGGCCGGCACGACCAGGCCGGGCTCGGGGGCGAGGAGCACCACGATCGCGGCGAGGGCGGCGAGCAGCCCCACGCGCCCCGTCAGCGCCACGCGGCCCTCACCGGGGCACCGGTACGGCCGACAGGATGCCCTCCAGGATGCCGTCCGGGGTGGCGCCCTCCAACTCGGCCTCCGGGCGCAGTCCCACGCGGTGCCGCAGGGCGGGCCGGGCGAGGGCCTTCACGTCGTCGGGGGTGACGTACGACCGGCCCGACAGCCAGGCCCAGGCCCGCGCGGCGGCGAGCAGCGCGGTGGCGCCGCGCGGCGAGACGCCGAGCTGGAGCGAGGGCGACTGCCGGGTGGCCCGCGCGAGGTCCACGATGTAGCCGAGCACCTCCGGGCCCACGTGGACCTGGGCGACCGCGCGCCGTCCCGCCGCGAGGTCGGTCGCGGACGCCACCGCCTTCAGCTCCGACAGGTCGCGCGGGTCGAAGCCGAGCGCGTGCCGTTCGAGGACGGCGATCTCCTGCTCGCGCGGCGGCAGCGGCACGGTGAGCTTGAGCAGGAACCGGTCGAGCTGCGCCTCGGGAAGCTGGTATGTGCCCTCGTACTCGACGGGGTTCTGCGTCGCCACCACGATGAAGGGGTCGGGCAGCGCGCGGGCCGCTCCGTCGACGCTGACCTGTCGTTCCTCCATCGCCTCCAGCAGGGCGGCCTGGGTCTTCGGCGGGGTGCGGTTGATCTCGTCGGCGAGCAGCAGGTTGGTGAAGACCGGTCCCTCGCGGAACTCGAACTCCGCCGTCCGCGCGTCGTAGACCAGTGATCCCGTCACGTCACCCGGCATCAGGTCGGGGGTGAACTGCACGCGTTTGAAGTCGAGCGCGAGCGTGGCCGACAGCGTGCGGACGAGCAGGGTCTTGGCCACCCCGGGCACGCCTTCCAGCAGCACGTGCCCCCGGCAGAGCAGCGCGATGACCAGGCCGGTGACGACCGGGTCCTGGCCTACGACCGCCTTGCCGACCTCCGCGCGCAGCGCCGCCAGCGCCTCCCGCGCGGCGTCGGCCCCGGGAGGCGCCGGCAGCGGCGGAAGCGACGCGGATGACGGAACCGGCGGCGTCGAGGGCGTCGAGGGCGCCGGCGGCATCGGCGGTGGGGTGGCCGGGGGCACGGGGGACGACGCCGAGGGGGCGGCGCCCGGTCCGGGGGTGGTCACGAGTCTCGAACCTGCCTTTCCAATGTGTCCAGGTCGGCGGCGAGGGCCACCAGTGCGGCGTCGTCGGCCGGTTCGGGACCGCACAGCAGCGTCCGCACCGGTCCCGGGTCCTGCCCGGTACGCGCCGCCGCGGCGTCGGCCACCTCCTCGGCCGTCGCCGTACGCGGCACTCCCAGGAGAGGGGCGAGCCGGTCGGCGGCGGCGGCCCGCAGGGCGAGGGCGGCGCGGTCCCTGGCCCGGCGCGACCGGTAGAGCAGGCCCCGCCCCTCCACGGTCTCCGAGGCCCGTACGACCACGGGGAGGCGCTCGGTCACGACCGGCCCGAGGCGGCGCGCCCGCCATAGGGCGGTCACGGCCACCGCGACGACGAGCTGGAAGACCGCCCAGTTGACGCCGCCCGGGATGAGGTCGCCGAGCGACCTCGCCGGTTCGCCGTCCGCCCCTGTCGCGCCGTCGTCGGCGGGATCGCCGGCCTGGGCGAGCCAGATCAGCTTCGGCCGCGCACCGGCCAGGTTCAGCGCGAGCGCCGCGTTGCCGTCGTCCGCGAGCCACAGGTTGGTCATGAACGTCGCGTCGCCCAGCGCGGTCACCGTGTGCCCGTTCTCCGTGTAACGGACCAGCGTGTGGCCGTCGCCCGCCGGGTAGCAGCCCGTGGACCCGGGCGGGCTGGAGAAGGAGATTCCGCCGGTGAAGGCGTCACCGGCCCGCACGGCCTCCCGCAGCGTGCACCGGGGCGGCCGGGAGCGGGCGCGCTCGACGCTCTCCCTGTTCAGGCCGGGGGCGAGGACGTCGAGGAAGGACGCGTGTCCGGCGATGAGCCGGTCTCCGGGCGCCTCGGCCAGCCGGACGGCGGCGTCTCGGTCACCGAGCAGGCTCGCCTCGGTGATCAGCAGCAGGGTCTCGGGCCCCGCGGCGGCCACCGCCGCAGTGGGCGTCTCCACCCGGACGACCTCCACCCCGTGCGCTTCGAGCAGATGGGCGAGGGCGGCGCTCCCGAAGACCGAGGTGTCGGCCGGGTCCAGGAGCCACCCGGCGGGCCGGTCCGGTGCGAGCAACGCGGGCAGCGCCGCCGCGCCCAGCACGAGCAGCACCACCAGCGCGCCCCAGGCCGTCCCCCGGCCCCGCCGCGCCCTCGTTGCGGTCTCGGTCATGGGGTCACGTCCGGCGCGACCGCCATCGGTGTGATCCTCGCCGTCCGCCGGCGTCGGAGGCTTGTGCGCGTGGTCATGCCGTCACGCCTGTGCGGGCCGATCGCAGGCGCTCGTCCAGGGCGGCGAGCGTCAGGTATTCCTCGCGGGTGCCGCCGGCCTCGCCGTACGTGACGTCGTCGAACAGGCGTGCCGCCGCGCGCAGGTCCGCCGCGTGGGACGGCAGCGCCTGCCCGGCGGCCTCGGCGAGCTCCATCGCCGTACGACCCGGCAGCGGGGCGACGACGGCGCGCTCCTCCAGGTCGCGGGCGACGGCGCGCAACCGTTCCCGGACGGCCCCGGCCCAGTCCTCCTCGGCCGCCAGGCGTTCGGCCTCCGACCTGTGCTCGGCGGCCGTCCGCTCGCGTCGTCCGAACACGGCACCCGGCTCCGCCCTCCCCGAGCCGGAGAAGCGGCGCAGGGCCCACAGGAGCAGCAGGGCGAGGACGACCAGGACGACGACGATCACCACGAGCGACAGCACGCCGCCCGTGCCCGTCCCGTCGCCGCTCATCAGGTCACCGATGAACTGGAGGAACTCCCGCCGTAACCGGTCGAACAGCGGCTCGTGCTGGTAGGCCATCCTCGACAGCTCGCGCGCCGCCTCGCCTGCGGCCTGGTCGCGGCCGATGTCGACGGGCGAGGCGAACGACGGCACGAACGACGCGGCGAGCGGTGCGAACGGCACCGTCGTCACCCCTGTGGTCCGTTCGGCGGGGTTCCGTAGTAGGGCGAGGCCCCGGGTGGGGTTCCGTAGTACGGCGAGGCTCCGGGTGGGGTCCCGTCGTAGGGCGGAGATCCGGGGCCGGGCGCCGGTCCCGCCGCGGCCGCGTGGCTCGGGTGCCACAGGTCGTCGACGCCGGTGTGGACCCAGCCCTGCGACTGGTTCTGCGCGGCCGCCGTCTGCAGC is a window of Microbispora sp. NBC_01189 DNA encoding:
- a CDS encoding DUF4129 domain-containing protein, giving the protein MPFAPLAASFVPSFASPVDIGRDQAAGEAARELSRMAYQHEPLFDRLRREFLQFIGDLMSGDGTGTGGVLSLVVIVVVLVVLALLLLWALRRFSGSGRAEPGAVFGRRERTAAEHRSEAERLAAEEDWAGAVRERLRAVARDLEERAVVAPLPGRTAMELAEAAGQALPSHAADLRAAARLFDDVTYGEAGGTREEYLTLAALDERLRSARTGVTA
- a CDS encoding DUF4350 domain-containing protein — its product is MTETATRARRGRGTAWGALVVLLVLGAAALPALLAPDRPAGWLLDPADTSVFGSAALAHLLEAHGVEVVRVETPTAAVAAAGPETLLLITEASLLGDRDAAVRLAEAPGDRLIAGHASFLDVLAPGLNRESVERARSRPPRCTLREAVRAGDAFTGGISFSSPPGSTGCYPAGDGHTLVRYTENGHTVTALGDATFMTNLWLADDGNAALALNLAGARPKLIWLAQAGDPADDGATGADGEPARSLGDLIPGGVNWAVFQLVVAVAVTALWRARRLGPVVTERLPVVVRASETVEGRGLLYRSRRARDRAALALRAAAADRLAPLLGVPRTATAEEVADAAAARTGQDPGPVRTLLCGPEPADDAALVALAADLDTLERQVRDS
- a CDS encoding DUF58 domain-containing protein; this encodes MALTGRVGLLAALAAIVVLLAPEPGLVVPAAALVLAALVTADLLLAGGVRGLRFHRDGESRVRLGGSLTIGLVVDNPGPRRLRGVLRDAWQPSAGAAPRRQALDVPPGERRRLVTTLTPVRRGDREAVAVTVRSVGPLGLAARQRTFEAPWTVRVLPPFLSRRHLPARLARLREMDGRHPALVRGQGTEFDSLREYVVGDDVRSIDWRASARRSDVVVRTWRPERDRRVLIVLDTGRTSAGRIGTAPPVFGPDAGAPGPEAAAGPGRRPRAGSGAGSGPGSGAAGWPRLDWSMDAALLLAALAARAGDRVDFLAYDRAVRAQVSGASRTELLSSMVNAMAPVEAELVEADAAGMAAAVLSRARRRCLVVLLTDLNTAAMEEGLLPVLPQLSARHLVLVAAVADPRVAEMAAGRGSAEAVYDAAAAERLRGERSEVTATLRRQGVEVVDALPEDFAPALADAYLALKAAGRL
- a CDS encoding MoxR family ATPase, encoding MTTPGPGAAPSASSPVPPATPPPMPPAPSTPSTPPVPSSASLPPLPAPPGADAAREALAALRAEVGKAVVGQDPVVTGLVIALLCRGHVLLEGVPGVAKTLLVRTLSATLALDFKRVQFTPDLMPGDVTGSLVYDARTAEFEFREGPVFTNLLLADEINRTPPKTQAALLEAMEERQVSVDGAARALPDPFIVVATQNPVEYEGTYQLPEAQLDRFLLKLTVPLPPREQEIAVLERHALGFDPRDLSELKAVASATDLAAGRRAVAQVHVGPEVLGYIVDLARATRQSPSLQLGVSPRGATALLAAARAWAWLSGRSYVTPDDVKALARPALRHRVGLRPEAELEGATPDGILEGILSAVPVPR